From one Enterobacter kobei genomic stretch:
- the map gene encoding type I methionyl aminopeptidase, translating to MTIKLHTQEEIELARAAGQAAASVLAMIGPHVRAGVTTDELDRLCHDFIVNELKITPANIGYHGYTRTVCTSVNHVVCHGIPADKVLKKGDIVNIDVAVIKDGWYGDTSRMYFVGEPSIRAKRLVDITYASMVAGIKTVRPGATLGDIGAAIQRVAEDAGFSVVREYCGHGVGQVYHDEPQVLHYGIPGTGTVLKPGMIFTIEPMINAGKAATSVLSDGWTVVTKDRSLSAQWEHTVAVTDNGYDLLTPWPDGTGEYESV from the coding sequence ATGACGATAAAACTCCATACTCAGGAAGAAATTGAGCTGGCCCGTGCCGCCGGACAGGCCGCCGCCAGCGTACTGGCGATGATCGGCCCGCATGTCCGTGCCGGTGTCACTACCGATGAACTGGACAGGTTGTGTCACGATTTTATCGTTAACGAACTGAAAATCACCCCGGCCAACATTGGCTATCACGGTTATACCCGCACCGTCTGCACCTCGGTGAACCATGTGGTGTGCCACGGTATTCCGGCGGATAAAGTGCTGAAAAAAGGCGACATCGTGAATATCGATGTCGCGGTGATCAAAGATGGCTGGTACGGCGATACCAGCCGTATGTATTTTGTTGGCGAGCCGTCAATCCGTGCTAAACGTCTGGTGGATATTACCTATGCGTCCATGGTGGCAGGCATCAAAACGGTACGTCCGGGCGCAACCCTCGGCGATATCGGTGCGGCGATCCAGCGCGTCGCCGAAGACGCAGGCTTTTCTGTGGTCAGGGAATATTGCGGTCATGGCGTCGGCCAGGTTTACCATGACGAACCCCAGGTGCTGCACTATGGCATCCCCGGCACCGGCACGGTACTGAAACCGGGCATGATTTTTACCATTGAGCCGATGATCAATGCCGGTAAAGCCGCCACCAGCGTACTGTCAGATGGCTGGACGGTGGTCACAAAAGATCGTTCACTGTCTGCGCAGTGGGAACATACTGTTGCCGTTACTGATAATGGTTATGATTTACTGACGCCATGGCCGGACGGTACCGGCGAATATGAATCGGTTTAA
- a CDS encoding ParD-like family protein, whose product MGIVKISDLMHENLRLASNAMSRSINAQAEHWLKMGMLAEVYPHLTHQDLMRLLVQTESQGGADIQKLVQSEAFAAQKEAQIP is encoded by the coding sequence ATGGGCATTGTGAAAATTTCCGATCTGATGCATGAGAATCTGCGTCTTGCCAGCAACGCGATGAGCCGTTCGATTAACGCGCAGGCGGAACACTGGCTCAAGATGGGGATGCTGGCGGAAGTGTATCCGCATTTAACCCATCAGGATCTGATGCGTCTGCTGGTACAAACCGAGTCGCAGGGCGGTGCGGATATTCAAAAATTAGTGCAGAGCGAGGCGTTCGCGGCACAGAAAGAGGCGCAGATACCATGA
- the smrA gene encoding DNA endonuclease SmrA: MNLDDKSLFLDAMEDVQPLKRNTDVHWQPERRTASPQHPDLLELDNFLTTGFLDIVPLSIPLEYRREGLQTGVIEKLRLGKYPQQASLNLLRQPVEECRKMLFSFMCQAGNDNLRNLLIIHGKGRDDRSHANIVRSYLARWLPEFEEVQAFCVAKAHHGGSGACYVALRKSAAAKQETWERHAKRSR; this comes from the coding sequence ATGAACCTTGACGACAAATCCCTGTTCCTCGACGCCATGGAAGATGTCCAACCCCTGAAGCGCAACACCGATGTGCACTGGCAGCCTGAACGCCGCACTGCGAGTCCGCAGCATCCTGATCTTCTGGAACTGGATAACTTTCTGACCACGGGCTTTCTGGACATTGTGCCGCTCAGTATCCCGCTTGAGTACCGGCGTGAAGGCCTGCAAACGGGCGTTATTGAGAAACTCCGCCTTGGCAAATACCCGCAACAGGCGAGCCTGAATCTACTGCGCCAGCCGGTCGAAGAGTGTCGAAAAATGCTGTTCAGCTTTATGTGCCAGGCGGGCAACGATAACCTGCGCAATCTGCTGATCATCCACGGCAAAGGGCGTGACGATCGGTCCCACGCGAATATTGTGCGCAGCTACCTGGCGCGCTGGCTGCCCGAATTTGAGGAAGTGCAGGCGTTCTGTGTAGCGAAAGCGCATCATGGTGGCAGCGGGGCCTGTTATGTCGCATTACGTAAATCTGCTGCGGCAAAACAGGAGACATGGGAGCGCCATGCGAAACGCAGTCGATAG
- the ogt gene encoding methylated-DNA--[protein]-cysteine S-methyltransferase yields MLTLLEDKIATPLGPLWVICDEQFRLRAVEWEEHSDRMEQLLAQHYRREGYQRVSASDPGGLSQKLRDYFAGDLSVIDTLPTETAGTPFQRDVWKALRTIPCGEVMHYGQLATLLGRAGAARAVGAANGSNPVSIVVPCHRVIGSNGTLTGYAGGVQRKEWLLRHEGYFLL; encoded by the coding sequence ATGCTGACGCTGCTCGAAGATAAAATTGCCACCCCGCTCGGCCCGTTATGGGTGATTTGCGATGAACAGTTTCGTTTGCGGGCGGTGGAATGGGAGGAACACAGCGACCGTATGGAACAATTACTGGCGCAGCACTACCGCCGCGAAGGGTATCAACGCGTCAGTGCCAGCGATCCGGGCGGTCTCAGCCAGAAACTGCGTGACTATTTCGCAGGGGATCTCAGCGTTATCGATACCTTGCCCACCGAAACCGCCGGTACGCCCTTTCAGCGAGACGTGTGGAAAGCGCTGCGAACCATTCCTTGCGGCGAGGTGATGCATTACGGCCAACTGGCCACCTTACTGGGTCGCGCAGGCGCTGCCCGTGCTGTGGGTGCCGCCAATGGCTCGAATCCGGTGAGCATTGTGGTGCCCTGCCATCGGGTCATTGGCAGCAATGGTACGTTGACCGGTTATGCCGGTGGCGTTCAGCGAAAAGAGTGGCTGTTGCGCCATGAAGGTTACTTTTTATTGTGA